The Stigmatella aurantiaca DW4/3-1 genome contains the following window.
TGGTGCCGTTCGGGCGCGGCACGGCCCTGGGCTTCTTCCTGGGGCCTGCCTCTCCGCCCGCCGAGGAAGGCGTCAAGCTCAAGCCCATCCAGCGCGTGTTGGAGGAATCGCCCTCCCTTCCGCCGGATCTCATCGCGCTGCTGCGGTTCGCCGCCGAGCACTACCGCTATCCCCTGGGCGAGGTGATTCGCAGCGCGCTGCCCCCAGGGCTCTCCAAGGCCGAGGAGGAGAAGGCGGCCCGGCCGGATGTGCAGCAGTTCGCGGTGGCCCGGGTGGCCGAGCCCCCCGCGGAACTGCGCCGGGCGCCCGCCCAGTCCGCCGTGCTCAACTACCTGCTGGCGGTGGGGGGCCGGGCGCCCTTGGAAGAGGTGGCCCACGCGATTCCCGGTGCCCGGGAGACGTTGAAGAAGCTGGCCTCGCGTGGCCTGGTGCACATCGAGGAGCAGGTGCTCCAGCCGGGCGTGCGCGAGGGGCTGGAGCAGGGCCGCCCCGCGCTGTTGACGCCCGAGCAGGGGGTCGCGGTGAAGTCGCTCCATGCCGTGCTGGAGGCGGGCGGCTTCCAGACGGTGCTCCTGCACGGCGTCACCGGCAGCGGGAAGACGGAGGTGTACCTGCGCGCGGTGGAGCACGCGCTCTCTCAGGGCAAGGGCAGCCTCGTCTTGGTGCCGGAGATCGCCCTCACCCCCCAGTTGGTGGGGCGCTTCCGCAGCCGCTTCGGCGCGGAGGTGGCGGTGCTGCACTCGGGGCTGAAGGACCGGGAGCGGCTCTTCCACTGGCAGGCGCTGCGCAAGGGCACCGTGCGCATCGCCGTGGGGGTGCGCTCGGCCATCTGGGCCCCGGTGGAGAACCTGGGCCTGGTGGTGGTGGACGAGGAGCACGATCCGTCCTTCAAACAGGAGGACAAGCTTCGCTACAACGCGCGGGACATGGCGGTGGTGCGGGGCAAGCAAGCCGGCGCGCTGGTGGTGCTCGGCTCGGCCACGCCGTCGCTGGAGTCCCTGGAGAACGTGCGCCGCGGCCGGTACGGCGTGCTCGAGATGAAGAGCCGGGTGGACGACCGGCCCATGCCGGGCATCGAGCTGGTGGACCTGCGCATCGAGCGTCCCCGCGAGGGGGGCCCCATTCTGGAAGAGGCCCCCATCCTCTCGCCGCCGCTGCTGGACGCGATGCAGGAGACGCTCGAGCGCGGGCAGCAGACCATCCTCTTCCTCAACCGCCGTGGGCACAGCACCTTCCTGCTGTGCGAGGTGTGTGGGCTGACGCTCAAGTGCTCGGACTGCGACGTGTGTCTCACCTTGCACCGGTCGTCCGCGCGGGTGGTGTGCCACTACTGTGGGTTGAACAGCCCCGTGCCGGACCATTGCCGTGAGTGCACGGG
Protein-coding sequences here:
- the priA gene encoding replication restart helicase PriA, encoding MSEHTATVFLVNASAALASVAVGRPVRGEFTYVVPDVLSGRLVPGQRVLVPFGRGTALGFFLGPASPPAEEGVKLKPIQRVLEESPSLPPDLIALLRFAAEHYRYPLGEVIRSALPPGLSKAEEEKAARPDVQQFAVARVAEPPAELRRAPAQSAVLNYLLAVGGRAPLEEVAHAIPGARETLKKLASRGLVHIEEQVLQPGVREGLEQGRPALLTPEQGVAVKSLHAVLEAGGFQTVLLHGVTGSGKTEVYLRAVEHALSQGKGSLVLVPEIALTPQLVGRFRSRFGAEVAVLHSGLKDRERLFHWQALRKGTVRIAVGVRSAIWAPVENLGLVVVDEEHDPSFKQEDKLRYNARDMAVVRGKQAGALVVLGSATPSLESLENVRRGRYGVLEMKSRVDDRPMPGIELVDLRIERPREGGPILEEAPILSPPLLDAMQETLERGQQTILFLNRRGHSTFLLCEVCGLTLKCSDCDVCLTLHRSSARVVCHYCGLNSPVPDHCRECTGPLLKLGIGTERVEAEVAERLPHARVARLDRDSATSAERVTELLAAFARREIDVLVGTQMVAKGHDFPGVTLVCVVMADTSLAIPDFRAAERTFHLLTQVAGRAGRGKDPGRVLVQTYNPESEPVKRVLAHDFDGFAQQELEWRRALAYPPYTRLVAIRLEGEHPEQTARVARMLGDFLSRRMPPASAGVRMLGPALAPIAKVRGRTRWQMLLKAPTHAALAPLLTRLEVKLEEVPAGVKVTIDVDPGAML